The Calliphora vicina chromosome 3, idCalVici1.1, whole genome shotgun sequence genome contains a region encoding:
- the LOC135954872 gene encoding thioredoxin, mitochondrial has translation MLRTIFQKTGQNVLPRLGQRTVATSGIKNEIFNVQSTEDFENKVKKSDKVVIVDFFATWCNPCKMLTPRLESIVGEKAGTVKLAKVDIDEHSELALDYDVAAVPVLMAMKDGKVVNRMVGLQDTDKLRAWIEKTVEDNK, from the exons atgttgcgcactattttccaaaaaaccggaCAAAATGTATTGCCTCGTCTTGGTCAACGGACAGTGGCCACAAGCGGAATAAAAAATGAGATTTTCAATGTACAAAGCACAGAAGATTTCGAGAATAAAGTCAAAAAAAGTGATAAGGTTGTGATAGTTGACTTTTTTGCAAC ATGGTGCAATCCCTGCAAAATGTTGACACCCCGTTTAGAATCCATCGTTGGAGAAAAAGCTGGAACCGTTAAATTGGCTAAAGTAGATATCGATGAACACAGCGAATTGGCTTTGGATTATGATGTAGCTGCCGTACCAGTTCTCATGGCTATGAAAGATGGCAAAGTGGTCAATCGTATGGTTGGCTTACAAGACACCGACAAGCTTAGGGCGTGGATCGAAAAAACTGTTGAAGATAACAAGTAA
- the LOC135954870 gene encoding E3 ubiquitin-protein ligase MARCHF6, producing MDDLSQGDICRVCRCEAQSDRPLFYPCVCTGSIKYIHQDCLMQWMRYSHKEYCELCGHRFSFQPIYSPDMPRVLPLRDVAGGLISAIMKAAKSWAHYSLVGLAWFVIVPLSAYRTYRYLFRASSFDMIMTLPFDIFSTENLVSDVFRGCFVVTCTLLSFIGLVWLREQILLGGGPDWLERDDAPAVGGADGGGNNDGEDDVDLIPMPGEFGGLAAAAGAEVDDEGVGNILEEAIHAVGDALLADQANNNEPVAVPAVAAANENNIVEAPVVEPMNNNAPAVADPAENEGDPPLEFGPQLPPALAGGGNNNQNNNAAANAADNDNDEPNWNPMEWDRAAEELTWERLLGLDGSLVFLEHVFWIISLNTMLIFAFAFCPYCIGHFILQSMNLLNADKPLLHFHGLITTLFGYCFIGHILVVLHFLAKAFHMRRVRSLIGLCYIVVKVSLLSVVEIGVLPLVCGWWLDICSLPLFDATLKDRKASFTAAPGTSLFVHWMFGMVYVYYFAAFISLLREVLRPGVLWFLRNLNDPDFSPIQEMIHLPILRHVRRLISSAMIFGSVVLLMLWMPIRILKTVWPTFLPYTLSGDSEVNELSLQLLLLQIILPGFFEQSHTRVWLKKILRIWCICVSWILGIRSYLLSNDPPEPTNIQQANNNNAENPAENNENIEHENNNAEHENQPAENNEAAANPIQAQPQAPPPPPPPPPQAERNLAAVHHAIIHRDVPVAFQPYEKPSIFPIRLCGLIFFMCVSLVVASLLTLTVPVWIGRQVMSLWSVGSITTQVVVQSTEVTPRPHELYTAALGTYLCWMITRGIAIAVTLLPQGRAAVMDKIKQWLKVGASYALPVLIIVLMLGVIPLLFGMLLELVVVIPVRVGIRQTPIYFIWQDWALGVLYTKIAIALTLMGPDWHLKRALERAYRDGLRDIDLKFLISELATPVITCFGLALAIPYVLAHSILPTFFKDPWVQLEIAHFVYPVFFSVIGAIGLVCFQIRQFKKLYVAIKVDKYLVGQRLVNYEHRKKQQQEAADAAAAAREQEEMENVPIANIVEQAELERRRRQEVERQQLVQDLVRDELL from the exons atgGATGATTTGTCACAAGGCGACATTTGTCGCGTTTGTCGTTGTGAGGCTCAATCTGATCGTCCTCTTTTCTATCCGTGCGTGTGCACGGGTAGTATAAAGTATATTCATCAGGACTGTTTAATGCAATGGATGCGTTACTCGCACAAGGAATATTGTGAATTATGTGGCCACCGATTTAGTTTCCAGCCCATATATTCGCCTGATATGCCCCGTGTGCTGCCGTTGAGGGATGTGGCTGGTGGTTTAATATCGGCCATCATGAAGGCCGCAAAGTCATGGGCCCATTATTCGCTTGTGGGTTTGGCTTGGTTTGTAATTGTTCCATTGTCGGCATATCGGACGTATCGTTATTTGTTTCGAGCTTCATCATTCGACATGATTATGACATTGCCCTTTGATATATTTTCCACTGAAAATCTGGTCTCGGATGTATTTCGTGGCTGCTTTGTAGTGACGTGTACGCTGTTGTCTTTTATCGGTTTGGTGTGGCTAAGAGAGCAGATATTGCTAGGTGGTGGTCCGGACTGGTTGGAACGTGATGATGCACCGGCCGTTGGTGGGGCAGATGGTGGTGGCAACAATGATGGTGAAGATGATGTAGATCTTATACCTATGCCAGGAGAGTTTGGGGGATTGGCAGCAGCAGCAGGGGCAGAAGTGGACGATGAGGGAGTTGGTAATATTTTGGAAGAAGCTATTCATGCTGTAGGCGATGCGCTGTTGGCAGATCAAGCTAACAATAATGAGCCAGTCGCTGTACCAGCTGTGGCTGCTGCTAACGAAAACAACATTGTTGAGGCTCCCGTAGTTGAACCCATGAATAATAATGCTCCCGCTGTAGCAGATCCGGCCGAAAATGAAGGAGATCCGCCTTTAGAATTTGGCCCTCAGTTACCACCTGCTTTGGCAGGAGGCGGCAACAACAATCAAAACAACAATGCAGCCGCCAATGCTGCTGACAATGATAACGATGAGCCAAATTGGAATCCCATGGAATGGGACCGTGCCGCCGAAGAGTTAACTTGGGAACGTTTGTTGGGCTTGGATGGTTCATTGGTATTTCTGGAGCATGTTTTTTGGATTATCTCATTAAATACTATGTTAATTTTTGCCTTCGCCTTCTGTCCCTACTGCATTGGCCACTTTATATTGCAATCGATGAATCTATTGAATGCGGACAAGCCATTGTTACATTTCCATGGCCTGATAACCACACTTTTTGGTTATTGTTTCATTGGTCACATACTGGTAGTAttacattttttggcaaaagcATTCCATATGAGACGAGTACGCAGTCTAATTGGCCTGTGCTATATAGTGGTCAAGGTATCCCTATTGTCGGTGGTGGAGATAGGCGTTCTGCCCTTGGTTTGTGGCTGGTGGTTAGACATATGTTCACTGCCCTTGTTTGATGCTAC TCTTAAAGATCGCAAGGCTAGTTTTACAGCAGCCCCTGGTACGTCACTCTTTGTCCATTGGATGTTTGGCATGGTCTATGTTTATTACTTTGCTGCTTTTATATCTTTACTACGTGAGGTACTGCGTCCTGGCGTTTTAtggtttttaagaaatttaaatgatCCCGATTTTAGTCCAATTCAG GAAATGATACATCTTCCAATTTTAAGACATGTCCGTCGTTTAATATCTTCAGCCATGATATTTGGCTCAGTTGTACTTCTTATGCTGTGGATGCCAATACGCATATTGAAAACAGTTTGGCCAACATTTTTACCGTACACTCTATCCGGCGATTCGGAAGTGAATGAATTAAGTTTACAGCTTTTACTTTTACAG ATCATATTACCCGGTTTCTTTGAACAGTCCCACACACGCGTCTGGCTCAAAAAGATTTTACGTATTTGGTGTATTTGTGTTTCATGGATTTTGGGTATACGCAGCTATCTCTTGAGCAATGACCCGCCAGAACCCACCAACATTCAACAAGCCAACAATAACAATGCTGAAAATCCAGCTGAAAACAATGAGAATATTGAACACGAAAATAATAATGCTGAGCATGAAAATCAACCCGCAGAAAATAACGAAGCTGCAGCTAATCCTATACAAGCACAACCACAAGCACCTCCTCCGCCACCACCACCGCCACCTCAGGCTGAACGTAATTTGGCGGCGGTACATCATGCCATAATACATCGGGATGTGCCTGTGGCATTTCAACCTTACGAAAAACCCTCGATATTTCCTATAAGACTATGTGGCTTGATATTCTTTATGTGCGTATCGTTGGTGGTGGCTTCGCTTCTCACACTCACCGTACCCGTGTGGATAGGACGTCAGGTAATGTCTTTGTGGTCGGTTGGAAGCATAACGACACAGGTTGTGGTTCAAAGTACTGAGGTGACACCACGTCCACACGAATTGTATACAGCAGCCTTGGGCACTTATTTATGTTGGATGATTACACGTGGCATTGCCATAGCGGTGACTCTGTTGCCCCAAGGCAGAGCCGCTGTAATGGATAAGATTAAACAGTGGCTTAAGGTGGGAGCCTCCTATGCTCTACCCGTTTTGATAATTGTTTTAATGTTGGGTGTTATACCATTACTCTTTGGCATGCTGTTGGAGTTGGTAGTAGTTATACCGGTACGTGTGGGCATACGGCAAACacccatttattttatttggcaaGACTGGGCCTTGGGTGTATTGTATACGAAAATAGCCATTGCCTTGACACTAATGGGTCCTGACTGGCATCTGAAGAGGGCTTTAGAGCGTGCTTATCGCGATGGTCTGagagatattgatttgaaattctTAATCAGCGAATTAGCCACACCCGTCATAACCTGTTTCGGTCTAGCGTTGGCCATACCATACGTCTTGGCACATTCTATTCTACCCACATTCTTTAAAGATCCCTGGGTCCAATTAGAGATAGCACACTTTGTATATCCCGTATTCTTTTCGGTTATTGGAGCCATCGGTTTGGTGTGTTTCCAAATACGCCAGTTCAAAAAGCTGTATGTAGCCATTAAGGTGGACAAGTATTTGGTGGGACAACGTTTAGTCAACTATGAGCATCGCAAGAAACAGCAGCAGGAGGCAGCCGATGCTGCGGCCGCGGCTCGAGAACAAGAAGAAATGGAAAATGTACCCATAGCCAATATTGTGGAACAGGCCGAATTGGAAAGGCGCCGCAGACAGGAGGTAGAACGTCAACAGCTGGTACAAGATTTAGTTAGAGATGaacttttataa